A section of the Orenia marismortui DSM 5156 genome encodes:
- a CDS encoding patatin-like phospholipase family protein: protein MIKAGLVLEGGGMRGLYSTGVLDFFMEKGLYFPYVIGVSAGACHGASYISKQQGRGKDVNIDYLDHPEYLGYKNLITGKGLFGMDFIFDKIPNKLNPYDYDACYENESKFIIGASNCETGEAIYYDKDSLNKEELLTVIRASSSLPFLAPIVDFKGDKLLDGGISDPIPIRKSIKDGYKKNVIILTRNLTYRKTPFKGKWIAKLLYKSYPGIVDALLNRYQLYNQTLDYIEKLEEKGQVFVIRPKQELQVKRIEKDANKLVDLYNQGYQEAKNSYKEITDYLKIK from the coding sequence ATGATAAAAGCAGGATTGGTCTTAGAGGGTGGAGGTATGAGAGGTTTATATAGCACAGGAGTATTGGATTTTTTTATGGAAAAAGGGTTATATTTTCCTTATGTAATTGGAGTTTCTGCAGGTGCTTGTCATGGAGCATCTTATATCTCCAAACAGCAAGGTAGAGGTAAGGATGTGAATATAGATTATTTAGATCATCCAGAGTATTTAGGTTATAAAAACTTAATTACTGGTAAGGGACTATTTGGTATGGATTTTATCTTTGATAAAATACCTAATAAATTAAACCCTTATGATTATGATGCTTGTTATGAAAATGAGAGTAAATTTATCATAGGTGCAAGTAATTGTGAAACAGGAGAAGCAATTTATTATGATAAGGATTCTTTGAATAAAGAAGAGCTTTTAACTGTGATTAGAGCTTCAAGCAGCTTACCTTTTTTAGCACCTATCGTTGATTTTAAAGGAGATAAGTTGTTAGATGGTGGGATTTCAGATCCAATTCCCATCAGGAAGTCAATTAAAGATGGCTATAAGAAGAATGTGATCATCCTAACTAGAAATCTTACTTATAGAAAGACTCCTTTTAAAGGAAAATGGATCGCAAAGCTATTATATAAGAGTTATCCAGGAATAGTAGATGCACTATTAAATCGTTATCAGCTTTATAATCAAACTTTAGATTATATTGAGAAATTAGAGGAAAAAGGGCAGGTGTTTGTTATTAGGCCTAAACAGGAGTTGCAGGTTAAAAGAATAGAAAAAGATGCTAATAAGTTAGTTGATCTATATAATCAAGGCTATCAGGAAGCTAAGAATTCTTATAAAGAGATAACGGATTACTTAAAAATAAAGTAA
- a CDS encoding gluzincin family metallopeptidase, whose protein sequence is MRRKLYTLVMILIIVFLSSSINVVNANILNWRTYETEDFLIFYPQGYEWQAKETLYYLEKNKDKIKRLTGNEEDFQTHVVIQDIGMVSNGYANPLNYKLGIYTNNPATDSRISGIEDWFRYLNVHEFTHMSHLTNTSGSAETLSNIFGNTFSPNLHAPEWIIEGITVYNESQTSQYEGRLHDGYFDAIVAAKVQAGDLPSISEATYEYNDFPRGKGYIYGGAIFEYLSQGYGEDKFAEFFDEYGSYWWTPFIGDLFPTIGIDKAAKKVYGYNLEELFAEWKAYERKHYKNWKVDGQKIIDTSKGDIYSLTVFDDKLYYFKSDLLRDRPFSYRKINKLCEYDLRKSKERILKVNLAPGNGSITKVGRKLYYSILNISNNFSNVDRSGKGTIATLYSYDLDTAKSKKLFSDDFKDFLVSDNGEVIYVKDSKEEFGSEVWSYYNGVKKLIGNVNSLITELRRYQDKSIVVSKEKRGSWGINYLDLEQMELSTLIDSNYGETDINLRNDKLYFSSNYDGYQAIYEYDLLDKDLYRLTDKGYSINGVVNNDRLYFVGVSSDGKGIYQRAKVEKNYDLVAAEKEAESDKIDLEELGIDIKKGRGFGRSLKYLFKPHTRFIFPIIASGEDALGFNSYTMTYGNGGVNFNWNSKMLMPVKLSFSSNREDDDRENTLNLAYPLYESDLGGLSLIQVDYTTDFSDSTPGLMLNFSYPRQDLSIYLQKDIADQGFNSELNYSYSFDNSSISFKANKFEEFDQDEMMRGFDFDEADNGYQANLDYTHKLIEIRDGAWNPNFFIADVYGNIFADYYKDEDIARDRFSYGYEFIFETGLGSHLYLKPTLGFSLSEDFEDDIASYLRIELSF, encoded by the coding sequence ATGAGAAGGAAGTTATATACTTTAGTTATGATTTTAATTATTGTTTTTTTATCAAGTAGTATTAATGTGGTTAATGCTAATATTTTGAATTGGAGAACTTATGAGACTGAAGATTTTCTGATCTTTTATCCTCAAGGATATGAGTGGCAAGCTAAAGAGACTTTATATTATTTGGAGAAAAACAAGGATAAAATTAAGAGGTTAACAGGAAATGAAGAAGACTTTCAAACTCATGTTGTCATTCAGGATATTGGAATGGTCAGCAATGGTTATGCTAATCCATTAAATTATAAATTAGGTATCTATACTAATAATCCAGCTACTGATTCAAGAATATCTGGTATTGAAGATTGGTTTAGATATCTTAATGTCCATGAGTTTACTCATATGAGCCATTTAACTAATACTTCAGGTAGTGCAGAAACTTTGAGTAATATCTTTGGTAATACCTTTTCGCCTAACCTTCATGCTCCTGAATGGATTATTGAAGGGATTACTGTTTATAATGAATCACAAACTAGTCAATATGAAGGAAGGTTGCATGATGGTTATTTTGATGCTATTGTGGCAGCTAAAGTTCAAGCTGGAGATTTACCATCTATCTCAGAAGCTACTTATGAATATAATGATTTTCCTAGGGGAAAGGGATATATTTATGGTGGAGCTATCTTTGAGTATTTATCTCAAGGTTATGGTGAAGATAAATTTGCTGAATTTTTCGATGAATATGGAAGCTACTGGTGGACTCCTTTTATAGGAGATCTTTTTCCAACTATAGGAATTGATAAGGCTGCTAAGAAGGTTTATGGTTATAATTTAGAGGAATTATTTGCTGAATGGAAGGCTTATGAAAGAAAGCATTATAAGAATTGGAAAGTTGATGGTCAAAAAATTATAGATACAAGCAAAGGAGATATTTATAGTTTAACAGTATTTGATGATAAATTATACTATTTCAAATCAGATTTATTAAGGGACAGGCCTTTTTCATATAGGAAGATTAACAAGCTATGTGAATATGACTTAAGAAAGTCTAAAGAAAGAATATTAAAAGTGAACTTGGCTCCAGGCAATGGATCAATTACTAAAGTAGGAAGAAAATTATATTATTCTATACTAAATATCTCTAATAACTTCTCAAATGTTGATAGATCAGGGAAAGGTACAATTGCTACTTTATATAGTTATGATTTAGATACTGCTAAAAGTAAGAAGTTATTTTCTGATGATTTCAAAGATTTTCTAGTCTCAGATAATGGTGAAGTTATTTATGTTAAGGATTCTAAGGAGGAGTTTGGTTCAGAAGTATGGAGTTATTATAATGGAGTTAAGAAATTAATAGGAAATGTGAATAGTTTAATTACTGAGCTAAGAAGATACCAAGATAAATCTATAGTAGTTAGCAAGGAGAAGAGAGGTTCTTGGGGAATCAATTATTTAGATTTAGAGCAGATGGAATTATCTACTTTGATTGATTCCAACTATGGGGAAACAGATATTAATTTAAGGAATGATAAACTCTATTTTTCAAGCAATTATGATGGTTACCAAGCTATTTATGAATATGATCTACTGGATAAAGATTTATATAGATTAACTGATAAGGGTTATTCTATCAATGGGGTAGTTAATAATGATAGACTATATTTTGTAGGAGTTAGTTCTGATGGTAAGGGAATCTATCAAAGGGCAAAGGTAGAAAAAAATTATGATTTAGTTGCAGCAGAGAAAGAGGCTGAATCTGATAAGATAGATCTAGAAGAATTAGGGATTGATATCAAAAAGGGAAGAGGCTTTGGAAGGAGCCTGAAATATTTATTTAAGCCTCATACTAGGTTCATCTTTCCGATAATAGCGTCTGGTGAAGATGCCTTAGGTTTTAACTCTTATACTATGACCTATGGTAATGGGGGGGTTAACTTCAATTGGAATTCTAAGATGTTAATGCCTGTTAAGCTATCATTTAGTAGTAATAGAGAAGATGATGATAGAGAGAATACTTTGAATTTAGCTTATCCACTTTATGAATCAGATTTAGGAGGGTTATCTCTTATTCAAGTAGATTATACTACTGATTTTAGCGATTCAACTCCAGGGCTTATGTTAAATTTTAGTTATCCTAGACAGGATTTATCTATATATCTACAAAAAGATATAGCAGATCAAGGCTTTAATAGTGAGCTTAACTATAGTTATTCTTTTGATAATAGCAGTATTAGCTTTAAAGCTAATAAATTTGAAGAATTTGATCAGGATGAAATGATGAGAGGTTTTGATTTTGATGAAGCAGATAATGGCTATCAAGCTAATTTAGATTATACCCATAAGTTGATTGAAATTAGAGATGGTGCTTGGAATCCAAATTTCTTTATTGCTGATGTGTATGGTAATATTTTTGCAGATTATTATAAAGATGAAGATATTGCTAGAGATAGGTTCTCTTATGGTTATGAATTTATCTTTGAAACTGGGCTTGGAAGCCACCTTTATTTAAAACCTACATTAGGCTTTTCATTATCTGAAGATTTTGAGGATGATATAGCTAGTTATTTAAGAATTGAATTGAGTTTTTAG
- a CDS encoding N-acetylmuramoyl-L-alanine amidase family protein, whose amino-acid sequence MIIRAKKYMIYILILIFYIIFFLPNRLEIDVLIPSQPIAQQRVVVIDPGHGGVDGGTSYGGILEKDINLEIGLELRRYLEKNSNVKVIMTRQEDIALDHLNKYSSSRHTRDLRARIDRINRLEADIFISLHVDHRINQPWQKGAVVLYYPRHQQNKIIAEIVQRHLNNLKYPGVKIKDHKILKRRNLYILKAKKTPGILIELGFITNYEDRKLLVQKSYQRALVKAIYRGIEEYFSGFRFLDLD is encoded by the coding sequence TTGATTATTAGAGCTAAGAAGTATATGATTTATATATTGATTTTAATTTTTTATATAATTTTTTTCTTGCCAAATAGATTAGAAATAGATGTTTTAATTCCTAGCCAACCAATTGCTCAACAAAGAGTTGTAGTAATTGATCCAGGCCATGGTGGGGTAGATGGTGGAACAAGTTATGGAGGTATATTAGAAAAGGATATTAACTTGGAAATTGGATTAGAATTAAGAAGATATTTGGAAAAGAATAGTAATGTTAAAGTGATTATGACTAGGCAAGAAGATATTGCTCTAGATCACCTCAATAAATATTCTAGTAGTAGACATACAAGAGACTTGAGGGCTAGGATAGATAGAATTAATCGATTAGAGGCTGATATATTTATTAGTTTGCATGTAGATCATAGGATTAATCAGCCCTGGCAAAAAGGAGCAGTAGTCTTATATTATCCACGCCACCAACAGAATAAAATAATAGCAGAGATTGTACAAAGACATCTAAATAACTTAAAATATCCTGGGGTTAAAATAAAAGATCATAAAATTCTCAAAAGAAGAAATCTCTATATTTTAAAAGCTAAAAAAACTCCAGGAATTTTGATTGAGCTAGGGTTTATCACTAATTATGAAGATCGTAAGCTGTTAGTTCAAAAAAGTTATCAACGGGCTTTAGTAAAGGCTATTTACCGTGGAATAGAAGAGTATTTTTCTGGGTTTAGATTTCTTGACTTGGATTAG
- a CDS encoding divergent polysaccharide deacetylase family protein, with protein MINFNKNKVYLIFFFICFLGISSLCTFFIKGNYLLAKDQLKEIPQELSLSAKLRLKVRNFLLYSKLNQLVEVIIDQENKQINQELENRVISFLSSEKLAQVITDNTKRKIIEDIGYKGDKVYLNLSGNIYQLNVFQQFFIIESLLKLFADIDKVEEIQFLIDTQKLKLSPYLDILAPIKIRKSDAKIAIIIDDFGNNAEGTGGILNLKQKMTCAIMPFKESSTEEAEIAKNLGFEVIIHLPMETELDRPNWLGVKPILTSLPDEEIKARMQEAVNDLPQAIGFNNHTGDKASADKRVMKAILEVAKQNNLIAIDSRTTPKTVVRVVAEELGVRVLERDVFLDHHKNYGYIRKSILKLAGKSIIKGQAIGIGHVGPHGGNVTSLALKNLLPAIEKADIKFVTVSELID; from the coding sequence ATGATTAATTTTAATAAGAATAAGGTTTATCTAATTTTTTTCTTTATCTGTTTTTTGGGGATATCTTCTTTGTGTACTTTTTTTATTAAAGGAAACTATCTTTTGGCAAAAGATCAATTAAAAGAAATTCCTCAAGAATTAAGCTTATCAGCAAAATTAAGACTAAAAGTTAGGAATTTCTTATTATATTCTAAGTTAAACCAATTGGTAGAAGTGATTATTGATCAAGAGAATAAGCAAATTAATCAAGAATTAGAGAATAGAGTAATAAGTTTTTTAAGTAGTGAAAAGTTAGCACAAGTAATAACTGATAATACTAAAAGAAAGATTATTGAAGATATAGGTTATAAAGGGGATAAAGTCTATTTGAATCTTTCTGGCAATATTTATCAATTAAATGTATTTCAGCAGTTTTTTATTATTGAGTCATTGCTTAAACTTTTTGCAGATATTGACAAGGTAGAAGAGATACAATTCTTAATTGATACTCAAAAATTAAAATTATCACCATATTTAGATATCTTAGCTCCTATTAAGATTAGAAAAAGTGATGCAAAAATTGCCATAATAATTGATGATTTTGGAAATAATGCCGAGGGAACAGGAGGAATATTAAATTTAAAGCAAAAGATGACTTGTGCGATTATGCCTTTTAAGGAGAGTTCAACTGAAGAGGCTGAAATAGCCAAAAATTTGGGATTTGAAGTTATTATACATTTGCCTATGGAAACAGAGTTAGATAGGCCAAATTGGTTAGGAGTTAAACCAATTTTAACTTCATTGCCTGATGAAGAAATAAAAGCTAGAATGCAAGAAGCAGTCAATGATTTACCACAAGCTATTGGCTTTAATAACCATACTGGTGATAAAGCAAGTGCTGACAAACGGGTAATGAAAGCTATTTTAGAGGTTGCTAAGCAGAATAATTTAATAGCTATAGATAGTAGAACCACTCCTAAGACAGTGGTAAGAGTGGTAGCAGAAGAACTAGGGGTTAGAGTTTTAGAAAGAGATGTCTTTTTAGATCATCATAAGAATTATGGGTATATTAGAAAGTCTATTCTAAAATTAGCAGGGAAATCGATTATAAAAGGTCAGGCTATAGGAATTGGTCATGTTGGTCCCCATGGAGGTAATGTAACTTCATTGGCTTTAAAAAATTTACTTCCTGCTATTGAGAAAGCGGATATTAAATTTGTGACAGTTAGTGAATTAATAGATTAG
- the cooS gene encoding anaerobic carbon-monoxide dehydrogenase catalytic subunit → MSDKDVKESYQRSSKRMQGKAKTDKTIGGQLSNKDYNDPDLHGDIHNDLQIDYNNFEKSPSMEELHKWQREHISTDDQGKDGYPMNVILDPAMREMYQVVNKGEMTNVFDRFSEQQPIQCKFCVEGLSCQLCANGPCRIHPKAPRGTCGVDAHTMVARNFMYRHVTIGTSANIFHAQQAARTLKAAGEHPKSGLKIRDPEKLKKYAEMAGLNSSQSIEELAVAFAKWVINDIHSPYHIESKAVEAFAPAKRKELWRKLGLFPGGGYSEIAFAQTQCMTNFNSDPVEFLLRSVRLGIANEYQGLFLLDILQEILMGTQEITEKKQNMGLLDENMINIVTNGHMPLLAHVAIELASSDEWQQKAKDAGAEGIQILGHVCEGQQLMNYEGTHNQKAYGGQEGEWLSQEYLLATGVVDMFMFDYNCTVPTMPLFAKKFGTKLLSTHPVIKLQGTETLDFIPEKMKEQAEKALNKAIDSFKERKESDRETYIPPHTSDCTVGFSTESVKEALGGDFKPLIEQIANGNIKGIATIVGCTTARYGQGGSNIFKITKGLIENDILVLSGGCTSAVMEYTGLTNPKAAEECGEGLKAVCKQLGIPPVLSYGACVDIGKMTQTAKEIADTLEVDTNKLPLVIGAPEYLEQKAVADACTAVALGWLVHVAPVPSITGSDVVVKTLTETTETLGLGKVVVEMDAEKTIQIYVDHINKKRKELGLD, encoded by the coding sequence ATGTCAGATAAAGATGTAAAAGAATCTTATCAAAGAAGTAGTAAAAGAATGCAAGGAAAAGCAAAAACTGATAAAACTATAGGGGGGCAATTATCAAATAAAGATTATAATGATCCAGATCTTCATGGTGATATTCATAATGATCTTCAGATAGATTATAATAACTTTGAAAAATCACCTTCTATGGAAGAATTACATAAGTGGCAACGAGAACATATATCAACAGATGACCAAGGTAAAGATGGTTATCCAATGAATGTTATTCTTGATCCTGCTATGAGAGAGATGTATCAAGTAGTCAATAAAGGAGAAATGACAAATGTCTTTGACCGTTTCAGTGAACAACAACCAATTCAATGTAAGTTCTGTGTAGAAGGTCTATCTTGTCAATTATGTGCTAATGGTCCATGCCGTATCCATCCTAAAGCTCCTCGTGGAACCTGTGGTGTTGATGCTCATACTATGGTTGCTAGAAACTTTATGTATCGCCATGTTACTATCGGTACTTCTGCAAATATATTCCATGCACAACAAGCAGCTAGAACATTAAAGGCTGCTGGAGAACACCCAAAAAGTGGATTAAAGATTCGTGATCCAGAAAAGCTAAAAAAATATGCTGAAATGGCAGGACTAAACTCCAGTCAATCAATTGAAGAACTTGCAGTTGCTTTTGCTAAATGGGTTATCAATGATATCCATAGCCCTTATCATATAGAATCTAAAGCTGTTGAAGCCTTTGCTCCAGCTAAGCGTAAAGAATTATGGAGGAAACTTGGTCTATTCCCAGGTGGTGGATATAGTGAAATTGCCTTTGCTCAAACTCAATGTATGACTAATTTCAACTCTGACCCTGTTGAATTTCTACTAAGATCAGTTCGCTTGGGAATTGCTAACGAGTATCAGGGATTATTCTTATTGGATATTCTTCAAGAAATTTTAATGGGTACCCAAGAGATTACAGAAAAGAAACAGAATATGGGTCTTCTCGATGAAAATATGATCAATATCGTTACCAATGGTCATATGCCATTATTGGCTCATGTTGCAATTGAGCTTGCTTCTAGTGATGAATGGCAACAGAAAGCCAAAGATGCCGGTGCAGAAGGTATACAAATTCTTGGACATGTCTGTGAAGGACAACAACTAATGAATTATGAAGGAACTCATAATCAGAAAGCTTATGGTGGACAAGAGGGTGAATGGTTAAGTCAAGAGTACCTACTAGCCACAGGAGTAGTTGATATGTTCATGTTCGACTATAACTGTACAGTACCTACTATGCCACTTTTTGCTAAGAAATTTGGTACCAAACTCTTAAGTACTCATCCGGTGATTAAGTTACAAGGAACTGAAACCTTAGACTTTATCCCTGAAAAGATGAAAGAACAAGCAGAAAAAGCCTTAAATAAAGCAATTGACTCCTTTAAAGAACGTAAAGAATCTGATAGAGAGACATATATACCACCACATACTTCAGATTGTACCGTTGGATTTAGTACAGAATCGGTCAAAGAAGCTCTTGGAGGAGATTTCAAACCACTTATTGAACAGATTGCCAATGGTAATATCAAAGGTATAGCTACTATTGTTGGGTGTACTACTGCTCGCTATGGTCAAGGTGGAAGTAATATCTTCAAAATTACTAAAGGGTTAATTGAAAATGATATCCTAGTACTTTCTGGTGGATGTACCTCAGCTGTTATGGAATATACTGGATTAACAAATCCTAAAGCTGCTGAGGAATGTGGTGAAGGGTTAAAAGCAGTTTGTAAACAATTAGGTATCCCACCTGTATTAAGTTATGGTGCTTGTGTAGATATAGGAAAGATGACTCAAACTGCTAAAGAGATTGCTGATACACTAGAAGTTGACACCAATAAACTCCCTTTAGTTATTGGTGCCCCAGAATATTTAGAACAAAAAGCTGTTGCTGATGCTTGTACTGCTGTTGCTTTAGGTTGGTTGGTTCATGTTGCTCCTGTACCATCTATTACAGGTAGTGATGTAGTTGTTAAGACTCTTACTGAAACTACAGAAACTCTAGGATTAGGTAAGGTAGTAGTAGAAATGGATGCCGAAAAAACTATTCAAATCTATGTAGATCATATTAATAAAAAACGTAAAGAATTGGGGTTAGATTAA
- a CDS encoding DUF438 domain-containing protein, which translates to MNKKSNKEELKDLLERLNSGEEVQQVKEEARDLLNRISPKELSEAEQELIDDGLEETELRHLCEAHIEAMAEELEALKAEVPVGHPLNTLITEHDEILKILDRLEKVNNRIQKMKIYNSDNEIFTQLKDIAYNLLETENHHKREEEALFPEVDATGVTGPTRIMKMEHEDLWPRKEKVDYLANNIDSLDFDDLKKQLNDNTEYIVLTLRDHIFKENHILYPTAKEVIAEERWAEIKKDSDRIGYCSFTPKITKV; encoded by the coding sequence ATGAATAAGAAAAGTAATAAAGAAGAATTAAAAGATTTATTGGAAAGATTAAATTCAGGAGAAGAGGTTCAGCAAGTTAAAGAAGAAGCTAGAGATTTACTAAATCGAATTAGTCCTAAGGAGTTATCTGAAGCAGAGCAAGAATTAATAGATGATGGATTAGAAGAGACAGAATTGCGCCACTTATGTGAAGCACATATTGAAGCAATGGCAGAAGAATTAGAAGCTTTAAAAGCAGAAGTACCTGTAGGACATCCACTTAATACTTTAATTACAGAACATGATGAAATTTTAAAGATCTTAGATAGATTAGAGAAGGTTAATAATAGAATTCAGAAAATGAAGATCTATAATTCTGACAATGAGATATTTACTCAATTAAAAGATATAGCCTACAATCTATTAGAAACTGAAAACCATCACAAAAGAGAAGAAGAAGCATTGTTCCCAGAGGTAGATGCTACTGGTGTTACAGGACCTACAAGGATTATGAAGATGGAACATGAAGATTTATGGCCAAGAAAAGAGAAGGTTGACTATTTAGCTAATAATATTGATAGTTTAGACTTTGATGATTTAAAAAAACAACTAAATGATAATACAGAATATATAGTATTAACATTAAGAGATCATATCTTTAAAGAGAATCATATTTTATATCCAACAGCCAAAGAAGTAATAGCAGAAGAACGGTGGGCAGAGATTAAGAAAGATAGTGATCGAATAGGTTATTGTTCCTTTACGCCAAAAATTACTAAGGTTTAA
- a CDS encoding flavodoxin domain-containing protein codes for MEKAIIVYGSTMGNTERLSEVVETSLSENYDLDRKDVVNTKVEELEEFDLIIFGSSTWGSGELQEDFDDFYSSLSDLDLSTKKGGVFGAGDTAFPDFCGAVDILENKLEELGVELIIESFRWDGDITSEAEDEIRSWAKGLE; via the coding sequence ATGGAAAAAGCAATTATTGTTTATGGTTCAACTATGGGAAATACAGAGAGATTATCAGAAGTAGTAGAGACTTCCTTAAGTGAAAATTATGATTTGGATAGAAAGGATGTAGTTAATACAAAAGTAGAAGAATTAGAGGAATTTGATTTGATTATATTTGGATCTTCAACTTGGGGATCTGGAGAGTTACAAGAAGATTTTGATGATTTTTATTCTTCTTTATCAGATCTTGATTTATCTACTAAAAAAGGAGGAGTTTTTGGTGCTGGTGATACAGCTTTTCCAGATTTTTGTGGAGCTGTAGATATATTAGAGAATAAATTAGAAGAATTAGGAGTTGAACTTATTATTGAAAGTTTTAGATGGGATGGAGATATAACTTCTGAAGCAGAAGATGAAATTAGAAGCTGGGCAAAAGGATTAGAATAG
- a CDS encoding HD domain-containing protein, translated as MFKNEIILKMKNYFAKDQKRIDHALNVTNYAEKLIKHCDKEINEEIIIYAAILHDIGIHEAERKYNSTAGKYQELEGPPIAKKILNDFPITQKSISEICEIIAHHHSPGVINTMNFKILYDADWLVNLPEEYNYKENKDKLDQIIDKLYLTKYGNSLARKLFLG; from the coding sequence ATGTTTAAAAATGAGATAATACTAAAAATGAAAAATTACTTTGCTAAAGATCAAAAAAGGATAGATCATGCCTTAAATGTAACAAATTATGCTGAAAAATTAATTAAGCATTGTGATAAAGAAATCAATGAAGAAATTATAATTTATGCAGCTATCTTACATGATATTGGAATTCATGAGGCTGAAAGAAAGTATAACAGTACTGCTGGCAAGTATCAAGAATTAGAGGGCCCACCTATTGCTAAAAAGATATTAAATGATTTTCCCATAACTCAAAAATCAATTAGTGAAATCTGTGAAATAATTGCTCATCATCATTCTCCAGGAGTAATTAATACAATGAATTTTAAAATATTATATGATGCGGATTGGTTAGTTAACCTCCCAGAAGAATATAACTATAAGGAAAACAAGGATAAATTAGATCAAATTATTGATAAGCTATATCTAACAAAATATGGTAACTCATTAGCGAGAAAATTATTTCTAGGATAA
- a CDS encoding helix-turn-helix domain-containing protein: MTYLNDTPKSRKNKHLNAYERGQIALLHSEGMNPNAIAKRLGRASNTIRNELKRGTVSQIKANKKIMVYYPDTG, encoded by the coding sequence ATGACTTACTTAAATGATACACCAAAATCCCGAAAAAATAAACACCTAAATGCTTATGAACGTGGTCAAATTGCATTATTACATTCCGAAGGAATGAATCCAAATGCTATTGCAAAACGTTTAGGTAGAGCTTCTAATACCATTAGAAACGAACTAAAACGTGGTACAGTTTCTCAAATTAAAGCTAATAAAAAGATTATGGTCTATTACCCTGACACTGG
- a CDS encoding methyl-accepting chemotaxis protein, with protein MVVLLGRKRLKEEIKALKQENRALKEKLADKSEEISEVKQALNNKAQVNEQLYTLKQKVQQSVEEMKDEDNWIIGQVNDINNKANLVLEENKIEEDIISNMKIDLESSKEELEDFYKLFVDLHNEINNIAKFVEKIRKIADQTNMLALNASIEAARVNKSGAGFAIVAQEIKDLSLRTSDLLEDIISSTRNIYNLLSKSKDSINSLNLHLDDNRKIAHKLDSHFANVMDLISEIFTMVSQINQAGEEHLDLGDSIIKIVK; from the coding sequence GTGGTTGTTTTGTTAGGGAGAAAGAGGTTGAAAGAAGAAATTAAGGCATTAAAGCAAGAAAACCGAGCATTAAAAGAGAAGTTAGCAGATAAAAGTGAAGAGATATCTGAAGTTAAGCAAGCTCTAAATAATAAAGCTCAAGTCAATGAGCAATTGTATACTTTAAAACAAAAGGTTCAACAGAGCGTAGAAGAGATGAAAGATGAGGACAATTGGATAATAGGGCAGGTTAATGATATTAATAACAAGGCTAATCTGGTATTAGAAGAGAATAAGATTGAAGAAGATATCATATCGAATATGAAGATAGATTTAGAAAGTTCAAAAGAAGAATTAGAGGATTTTTATAAATTATTTGTAGACTTACATAATGAAATTAATAATATTGCAAAGTTTGTGGAAAAGATAAGAAAGATTGCAGATCAAACAAATATGTTAGCTTTAAATGCATCTATTGAAGCAGCAAGAGTGAATAAATCTGGAGCTGGTTTTGCAATAGTAGCTCAAGAGATTAAAGATTTATCATTAAGAACTAGTGATTTATTAGAAGATATTATATCTAGCACTAGAAATATATATAATTTATTATCTAAATCTAAAGATAGTATTAATAGTTTAAATCTACATCTGGATGATAATCGTAAGATTGCTCATAAATTAGATAGCCACTTTGCAAATGTAATGGATTTGATTAGTGAGATCTTTACTATGGTAAGTCAGATTAATCAGGCAGGAGAAGAACACTTAGATTTAGGGGATAGTATTATAAAAATAGTTAAATAG